In Scophthalmus maximus strain ysfricsl-2021 chromosome 5, ASM2237912v1, whole genome shotgun sequence, a single window of DNA contains:
- the fuz gene encoding protein fuzzy homolog has product MMLQDGSTQLLCLTASSGVPLFTRGAAKQLPFSVIGSLNGVHMFGGGQGVVLSCCETEGGGKVVWRVFRDSVMLIAVGGGGHGGAGGGGKEEEVRLQRLLENVWNCMVLVLGQEELANIRNVERLKRDLRSCFNLIDQLLEERPEGILGNLTHCADSLLPPNPALLKEAVDGFAQAADSEFGCLVVHGRVAAATEKWWRLAPQEVVLLSALTRSLSASGSASCDYPVFLPHGSPTVAHRLLRFQLLPGADVCVLCGPTPSLHRAESGLVGRFWSPLVETLRDCLAVGERCLPASVSLRPDVLALLLINRETRRSVSCVRTPTRHLPTDPPLPSKARCWKLLKLLYIFSTTHYFSQEETLCVSPEERAQRVNTEDFVLGFSHQPIQCYLVTEECKSYGLQTAQHQLFLLIPPSVPTFALRTVATQTLSDIVAATGF; this is encoded by the coding sequence CTTCACGAGGGGAGCCGCCAAGCAGCTGCCCTTCTCCGTCATCGGCTCCCTGAACGGCGTGCACATGTTCGGAGGTGGCCAGGGGGTCGTGTTGTCCTGCTGCGAGACGGAGGGCGGGGGCAAGGTGGTGTGGAGAGTGTTCAGGGACAGCGTGATGCTCATCGCTGTGGGCGGAGGAGGACACGGTGgtgcaggcggcggcggcaaggaggaggaggtccgcTTGCAGCGCCTGCTGGAGAATGTGTGGAACTGCATGGTGCTGGTGTTGGGGCAGGAGGAGCTGGCCAACATCAGGAACGTGGAGAGGCTGAAGAGGGACCTGCGGTCCTGCTTCAACCTCATCGATCAGTTGCTGGAGGAGAGACCAGAGGGCATCCTGGGCAACCTGACGCACTGCGCCGACTCACTCCTGCCTCCCAATCCCGCTCTTCTCAAAGAGGCCGTGGACGGCTTCGCCCAGGCTGCCGACAGCGAGTTCGGCTGCCTTGTTGTCCACGGGCGCGTTGCTGCAGCCACGGAGAAGTGGTGGCGCCTCGCCCCTCAGGAAGTCGTGCTGCTCTCTGCCTTGACGCGGTCGCTCTCGGCCTCTGGGTCGGCCTCTTGCGACTACCCCGTGTTCCTTCCCCACGGCAGCCCCACCGTGGCCCACCGCCTGCTCCGCTTCCAGCTGCTGCCCGGGGCCGACGTGTGCGTGCTGTGTGGTCCCACCCCGTCCCTGCACAGAGCCGAGAGTGGGCTGGTGGGTCGCTTCTGGTCGCCACTGGTGGAGACCCTGAGGGACTGCCTGGCTGTTGGAGAGCGCTGCTTGCCAGCGTCCGTCTCCCTGCGCCCCGATGTGCTGGCACTTCTTCTCATAAACCGTGAAACGCGTCGGTCGGTCTCCTGTGTGCGGACTCCCACCCGTCACCTGCCCACCGACCCTCCTTTGCCCTCTAAGGCCCGCTGCTGGAAGCTGCTGAAGCTGCTCTACATCTTCAGCACGACGCACTACTTCAGCCAGGAGGAGACACTGTGCGTCTCCCCAGAGGAGAGGGCCCAGAGAGTGAACACTGAAGACTTTGTCCTTGGATTCTCTCACCAGCCAATACAATGCTACCTAGTCACAGAGGAGTGTAAAAGCTACGGACTTCAGACAGCACAGCACCAGCTCTTTCTGCTCATCCCGCCATCAGTCCCCACCTTTGCTCTGCGCACGGTGGCCACGCAGACTCTCTCTGATATAGTTGCAGCCACTGGATTTTAA